From Zonotrichia leucophrys gambelii isolate GWCS_2022_RI chromosome 19, RI_Zleu_2.0, whole genome shotgun sequence:
AAGCCAACACATAATTTAATCCGTCTTTAGTCAAATTGCTTAACTTTGCTCAGGAGTTACCACTAAAGAACGGGTTATAGTACacttaaaagaatttaaataatgACATGATATAAGTGTACTAACTTACAAGGAGTCAGAAATGTACTCTGCTAAGCTTTGAAACCTAAATATTTGTTACAGCCCAGGACTACAcattctaaattaaaaaaatacaaataaatgttttctaattttCCCATTTACGAAAAACTTTTAAGAATCTCTAGCCAACTATGACGTCacttcaaaactttttttttaattttttttttttttaattttgtatgatgtctttaagattttttttttttttaaccatgcTCATTAAGGAAAGTTCAAGGAGCAAATACTTAAGGCTTTGTTTTTccaagggctgtgagggagGCCAGTGGATGGCAGAGGCCAGTGGGTTCACCCATACACAATGCTACTCAAACCCACACTACCAGGCGACATTCATACAGAAATATTACACTTAAAAGTTACAGTGTAGAGCATAATTTTTTTAGCCAGTGTACATAGAAAGAAtcaatgcatttatttttttaaactttttcttcttcttctttttttttttcatttttttccttttttttttttaatttccaaactTGATTGTGATCATTATGTTCAAGTATTAGTCTCGTTAACAGAGATGAGGAATTTTCTACTTACAATAAATTCTGCTGTTAGAAAGGAAAGGGGATGTTTTGGTACACAGAGGAGAACAAGATGCTGAGGTTACCCAGTAGTTAGTGTCCTACAGTCACTGACTCAACTGGCTGTGGGGAAGGAACAGAAGGAGTTAGGCACCGAGACCCTGGGAAAAAGGGATGTTATAAACAGCTTCACTAATTCCCAGGGAGAAGAATTGTTCCATTAAATCCGCTGGGGTGTTTTGATGGAGGGGAACGGGGGACTGTCAATCCCACAGTGGCTTGTGAGAGGAGCTTTGATTGAGACCAACCAACTCCCACCCCACAGCGCTCGCTGCACCGGGGATGGGCTGAGCTGCATCTCCTTGCCCTGACAGGAATTCCAGCTTCCAGAGAAGTGGCTGAATCCTTTTTGGAGTTGTCAGTGGGTCTGGATTCCCTTCACACGAGGCTGGCCAGACTCCTAGCAGCGAGGGATTCAGACAACACGAGCTTTGAGGCTGGTGGaagggcactggggagggggaaCACGAAGAAGAGGCAGCTCCACGTGGCTGCCTTCATCCCAAACCCGCCGTTCCCCTCCTCATACCCTGTCCAGAAAACACAAAGTGTCAGAAAAATCTGCCAGGGACTTATGACTTTGGACAAAGTCTAAATGGTAAACGTGGGCAAGAAAGAGCTGAAAAGCTTCTCCCTCTATTAAAGCCTAAATACACACCCCTAGCTGGCTCTTTTCAAACGTAGGCTCTTTTTCAATTACACAGGCCTCTAGACAGTGCAAATGGTCAATGTTTAATGCATTAATGAAATGGGCTTTTGAGCTGAAAACAAGCCCTACTCCCTGACAAAATTCTGTTGCTCTTAATCTTGTGAGGAAATTGAGATGGAAAAGGAAGCAGCTACGCTACCTCGCCCTCGCTGGAGCACAGATGTGGCTGCAAAACCCTGCAGCAACTCAACCTCAGTCCAGCGAGGAGCTGCTCggcagaaggcaaaaaaaagaaaaaaaaaaagctgcacaaAGGGGgactctgctgtgaggaaacaGCTGTGGCGTGAAGTAGTGTAATGAAATTCTTTGACACAAAAGGCATGTTAAATATTTGATGCATAAAGGAGAGAGATAACATGTAAGCAAAGCTCTTTAAATATACAGTATGTCTTCTTCCAATGGGTACTATAATGATCACACAAGTTTGCAAGTTAAAAACGCCTTgcttattaattaaaattaagacTAAAacctataatttttttttttttttgtctgtgaaaGTGACTGCAGCCTATCTATACCCTGGGTGTTGAATATGAAGATTTCGACTATCGGTTGGTTCAGGTGCTCGGTTCATGGGAGGCCGATGGACTTTTCCCAGCACGGCCATGCTCTGGTCTCGGAAGCAGGACTGCTGGAAGTCCCCACTTAGGTAATCCATGGTCTGCATCACATTATTCTGGCTGGATgggccagctccagctctgtaaTGAGTTCCTCCTGCACAATCCAGCGTCGCTCCCGCTGGCTGTCCCCCATGGAAAGGCATGGTGAGGTCCTGGGACCCAGAGCTGTCACTGTTGGGTGTGGGCAGAATGTTattccagaggggctggaaataGTGCCCATTGGTATATGGCAAAGGTCCCTGCAACCCGTTCACAGGAGGAGAAGGCGTAGGCTTCTCGATGGGGGGCTTCAAGCTGAAGGACTGGCCCATGCACAGTTCTTGAGGGTAGTTGGAGGTTTTGCCAGGGAAACTCTGCCCTGCAATCTCTCTCTGAGGGTGCTTCCCTGCGAGTCCAGCAggcccagcagcatccccacacATTTGCTGCAGATGTGCAAGCTGGTGCTGGTTCCACGCAACTGATTTGATTTCGTTCTGGTAGGCGGGTGGCACCCTGTTAATATTGACCATGGGCACATTAACAGAGGCAGGAGgaatagcagcagcagcatggtcAACAGGGTTTACTACACAGGAAGGCATGGGTGTAGGGACATTGTGAGTAGATACCCTGGTACTTGCATTGATAAGCAGGTTGCGACTTATAGGGCTGGGGTTTGCGATCTGTCCCTCACACACTGAGGTAGTGCTAATGCCAGCTCTGGCCTGGCAGAACTGGTTAATCTGGTGCACAATGCTGCTCAGGTCCGGTGCCTGGTTCTGCTGCAGGGTGGCAGCCATAGAGAGGGGAATGGTTGAGGTAGACACGGTCACATTCGGCGGCGCGTCTGCGTCCGGCATCTTTCTGCCTCCGTGCAAACCCGGCTGCAGCAGCGGGTTGGGCGCgtgctgcaggctctggtgTGCCATGGGCTGAGGGTGCTGCAAGccctgcggctgctgctgctgcatgttCTGCGGGTGCGGCAGCGCCTGCGGGATCCCCTGAGGGTGCGGTAAGCTGGGTGCCTGTGGAATACCCTGAGGGTGctgtgggatgctctgggggtGCGGCAAAGTCTGTGCATGCTGGAGAGCCTGCTGGCGAGCGAGCGCCTGCGGGTGGGATAAAGTGCTTGGTGCAACGTAGGGCGTGGAGGGGGGGTTCATCATCGCCTCCGGCAGCAGGCGCGCGCGCGTCCCGTCAAAGTCCTTGATGATTCCCTTGGCTGGGGATTTGACTATGGCCAGCAGGCCGGTTTTGGTGGTGGCCTGAGATGGGTAGGGGCTGTACCTCTGGCCCGAAGTATCGAGTCCGTTCACAGTACGGCGTATGTGTTTCCTCTGGGGAACCTTGACGCTGTTCGGAAAGATTTTTATGGTCAGGGGATTGTTGGCGACCTTCTTAGCATAAGCATCCAATTCTGCTGGGGTAGGATACTGTGCAGATCTCATTTTCTGTGTAGTGTCCCCTGTGGAGAAAGGAAATTGGTCAGTTCTGGTGAGCAAGGGATCAAGCCCAGGGCAAGACAGTCACACAACAAGGGGAGAAAATCTCCAAGGATTCAAGAGGCAAGGAAACTTCATCCTGCCAGACCAGCGGGTCACGGAGCAGACACGTCATTCCCTTTATTACCTGGTAACCAACACAAGCCTCAGTTCAGCTTAAGGCAAGACCTGCCCGGGGGAGCGAAACAAAACCATGTTCTCATCAGAGAATGTTTGCAGTTGGACAAAAACAGGTAACGTGTTATAAACATCAGATTGTCTCCAGCTGAAATATTCCTCACAGCTTGTAGGGGTGGGCTGGTTTTTAGTCTCTTAAATTAAGATGCCTCCTCATCACTCTTCAAACCATTCTCAGTATTTTTACCATGGAATTCCAAATCAGAAAGATATGAATTAAACATGAAGCCCCTGTAATCCTGAGGTGGGAACCATACTATGGTGGGCTGACCCTGGCTGGGCACCTGGTGCCCCTAAAGCTGCTCTGTCACCCCCTTCCTCAGCCAGGCATGGAAGAAGAAACACAGGGTCAGAACACAGAAGGGGAGATTGCACTCACCAAAATGGGCAAAACAGACctggggaaattaatttaatttattaccaatccAATCTGAGTAGGGtaaggagaaataaaatcctCTTCCTTCCACCCCTCCTTCTTCCCAGGCTCAGCTTAACTCCTGACTTTCTCCACCTCCACAGCTCAGGGAGATggacacagctgcctcaccacgGGCTGCATGGGAATCTCTGCTCCggtgcctggagcaccttttcccctccttctgcagtgccctgggggtctgtgcagagctgttcctctcacatttcctcactcctctctccagctgcagttgtgcaggtttttccccccttcttaaATCAGTTGTTCCAGCAGTGTGTCCAtcctggagccagctggaaTTGGCTCCATCAGACATGGGGGGAAGTTTCTGAGCAGTTCCTGCATCCCCCCACTACCAAACCCTACACACATCAAAGCTTCAGCTCAAGCCTCCATTTACACCCCACTCCTTTCCTAGGTGCTGACATCTGAAAGCACTGAGTGTCTTTCTGTGCATTAGGAAGCTCTTGTCAGCCCAAACTCGGCAAATGGAAGGAGGCTGATTATTTTATGGCTGCAATTATTTCCTCAGCTGACTTTTCAAGGTGGCACCTTGCTAAGGACAACATCCCCACATCACATGGCAAAGTGATGTGATTACCTCACAGGATTAAAAACATGCTACTCCCCAGACAGAGACAAAAGCCTTCTGGAGACAGAGGTGTGGTTTCACTCCTCTGATTTACCAGATACCTACCTGGCTCACAAGCTCCAACTGCTCCTGCAAAGAACTTCAGAAATCTggggaaatgtgtgtgtgtctcttgCCATAATCACATTCCAAGCAGAGAGTTGGGCTGTTtcccaccacagctctgctgcttaaCTCCTATGGGACTCCTGCTGATTTTATAATCTTCAAATAATGGCTTGCAGCTTTGACAATCCAATTTAGCTTTTGCTTGATTCCCCCCTCCCACCTCACCTTGCAAACagttcactggaaaaaaaaaatccatcctttttcctaaaattttcaGCATCCCTGTGCTATTTGCTGTGCTGAGAGAACAGGAAATGTGGCATCCACCCAAGAATACCCCAGCCCCATATCTGGCCCTCTGACCCAAGGAAATCTAATGCTCCAGCAAAGAGCTTTCTGCTCCCAGGCAAACAGCCCTTCCTCTTGAAAATCCACCTCTGATTCTTTCAAGCAAATTGCCTCAAAAGATGAGTACCAGCCACTTCTCTCTTTGCATCCTGCAGCTTCCTGTTGTCACAGgtgagggagagcagctctgctctaaGAGCTCTcactttcagaaaagaaaggtcaggaaatggaaaacagaATGGATACCAGAAGAAAGGTTAATTATGgaagtattaaaaatatcttttgtgAAATAAGAAGCTTTACAAGCAGTTTGTCTCccatctccagcacagctcGTACCACGGCGCCAGTTAtacctgtgctccctgtgctgcccagacACTGGCACAAATCATCTCTTTCTCTTAATCAAAGGAAATATTAACCCAAACATCTCTCTGTGCACATCCCTGTACCTGTCTCTGCAGGCAGGTGTTTATATCTGCCCTTTtgagagagctgctgtgctcccaaCAGAGAGGAGAGCCTCTGAATGGCATTTGCCAGAATTACCCTGCCTCAAAAGCCAAGGCTTTCATGAACTCCCAACCTTTATTTTTAGCATTGCCCACGCTCATTAAGGTCTGTTTCTTCCCCAAGACATGACCCTGGCAACCCCTCATGAACCAGAGAAGAATCAAAGGACAAAGGACCCCATACCTGTCTGCGTTATGGTTTATGCTATGCTTGCAGACACTGTCACATTctattttcagatgaaaaatcAAGGAGATACTTTAAGACACCTTTGCCATCAAAATTTCCCAGCCTGGTTTACATTTCTACAGGCAAATCAgcaaattaaatataaacactAAACAGACACACTGAGTATTCTTTTATCCCATCATCTGATGTTCTGTTACACAGAAGTTTCAGGAAGCAGCTAAAACATGGATGTTTGAACAGGCTGCAGCCATCAGTCACTCAGACACACCACTACTCCCAAACCTGGAAGAATTCCTCCCTCTGAGAGAAAATAACCCCACAATTAAACTTAAATGACACCCCAGCATCAAGTCTGGCATCCTACCAAATGCAAACCACCTTCTAAATCCCTTGGATGGGATCTTCTGAACCCAAGCACCATTCCAAAAAGCACCTGGTTTATGCACAGGTAAGATGATGCTCCTTTTACTCCAGGCTAACTCAGCCATGGTACTCAGGCCTGAAGGTGATGTATTTCTGAGTGCCCCAAAGTGCTTTGCTAGTAGTTCCACAGGCAAGATTCCATGACTGTAGTAATTAAGGCAGTAAAATATTAGGAGAAAGGCATTACACGGTGAGCAAGAATCTGAACATCCCATACAAATACCCTACAAACCAATAAAGAACAATTAGTTCTGGTAACTAAGTGAATGAAAAACCTGCTAGAAtaggctgaaagaaaatgctgGAATTGGAATATCATCATTTGTGTGCAAGAGGAAGAACTCCAGATCAGGCCATAATAAAATGATGAGGCAacagcagaggaagaagctTCATTAGGAGAACAATGGGATGAGCTCCAGGAAGCTCCCTAATGGTGAATGCAAGGCAGAATACTTCCATTGAAAAGTAATTATTTCATGTTTATTATAAGGCAAAGCTGTGCATATGAGCAATTACCCCAATAaactggagagctgcaggttcACAACTCCTGCTAATCCCGTGGCAACCGATTCCTCTGGTCACactcctgctctcagcactgcagctATTTCTGTCATGCAATCAGACACATTTCCCTGCCTCACCTCAGCACTAATGGAACATCTTTTAAGTGCATTTCACATTAAGACTTTAAAACccactgctttttaaaagctgccTATGGTTAAATTTTTATTGTCAttaaacaaaatacaaacaggCCTTCAGGATTGCTACCCTAATGAGAGCTCCTGCACTGGGACAAGCCAGAACCAGCTGTGTCCACCTTCTGCATTCACCCCTCAATTTTAGCAGTTTCTCCAAAGGCTTTACAGAAAGAACCCTCCCAAAAAGACTCAGTTTAGCTGATGATCCCATATTCAGTTTAATCTCCTCTTCTCTGATGTCCCCTCCTAACAAAACACTTGCTAAGAAGCACCTTTCACTTGATTTTGCACCATTGTTAGAGAAAAAtgacctttttttctccccagaagGTTTGGCATTGCTGCTATAtccaacagcagctgcagacacaACCTGCACAATCTTGCCTCAAATATCCCAGTTTACCAGTCAGGTTTATACTGGAGTCactgggaggaaggagagaataTCAATACTGGCCCAGTGAGAAATCCACTGTGTGGAAAAGGAATTCCAGGGTTAGCCTGAGCTTAGGTTAGAATCCaacaaaaaatactgaaattggAAGTCCTTTAGTCACCAgtttctaaaggaaaaatatgtgcATATTAATCTCCCAAACTTCTACTGCATGGACCACTTGTAAGAACAAGCCCCTTATTAGAGAGcgaacatgaaaaaaaaaggtaattgagctaatacagatttttaaacaCTAATAAGAAGTCTGATCCAGAAAACTacacttaaaaattattaatacaaACACTGTAAGTCTGAATAAAGGCAATCCTGTGGAATTCTGTAGCTTTTATAAAAGCAACAGCATTATTATTACAGCCTGCTTCCACCCCCCATCAAAGTCTCAAGTCACTGTTCATTAAAAAACGCTCATTaactcagctctgccctggccaggggctgggctaCTCATGCATCTCCAGCAGAAGAGAAATGCACCAATTAATCCTGCCCACAtctgcagaggggctgagcaAGGTCTGCACCAGCAGCCTCATCTTCCAGAAAATCAGAACAAACCCAACAGCTGAGCATTACCACTGCCAGCCCGTGCCTGCCAGCTACTTTATGTCCTAAATTCTCTGAAATGCAGCTCCCAAAGCTCTTCActgagcaggacacagcaaTGCTTTCAGCACATGGATCTGCAGATCTCCAAGAAACAGCACAGGTACCACTAGGTGAGGAAAACTGCCCAACACAGCAGCATGTTGCCTTGTAAAGCTGTAATTAGCAAATACCTGATTTATGCACAGCTGCCCTCACATGAACCTCaacattttgctttcagaattcAGCTCTGACAAAGAAATCTCATGCAATGCACAGACCTGGCACATCCTCACCCCACAGGCAATGCTCACACTGGAAACAGGAATGAGAAAGGAGGGGATGCCCAGTCTGATGCCATCCCCAGTGCTTTGGTGAGTGAagatttttattgttgttgggTGATACTATAATTACCAAGCCCATGGAGTCAGCAGAAGTGCTGTGGGGGGCTCAGGTGTGTATGTGAACCGTGTCAGTCACTTCTGGCAGGACCATGACCATGAGCAGGTCACTCTTGAGTGCAAAATTATCTCccatatttattttctgcagcatCACAAGCCTCACTGTATGAACAATTTGGCTACAAGTGGACTGTAAATCACTTGGGTTTAAAAAGCAATGAGTGCATCAGCAAACTGAGATCTCCCAAGGCACATTTCAAACACAAGAGACAGGTCACAGCCCTAAGAACCAAGTACACAGACCTTACACAGAAATCTTGGCATTTCTGAAATTTCAGCTGACAACCAGTGTGCTACTTCAGTGATAAAGAGGAGAGACAGAGTAAGAGTTAAAAAAACCTCTAGTCAATAAACTTACATTCCCAAGCACAAGTTGTTCTTAAAAATACCAGTACAACTATG
This genomic window contains:
- the FAM222B gene encoding protein FAM222B isoform X1 codes for the protein MLACLPGPGDLSFQLLSYTQMNTGLQKWDTTQKMRSAQYPTPAELDAYAKKVANNPLTIKIFPNSVKVPQRKHIRRTVNGLDTSGQRYSPYPSQATTKTGLLAIVKSPAKGIIKDFDGTRARLLPEAMMNPPSTPYVAPSTLSHPQALARQQALQHAQTLPHPQSIPQHPQGIPQAPSLPHPQGIPQALPHPQNMQQQQPQGLQHPQPMAHQSLQHAPNPLLQPGLHGGRKMPDADAPPNVTVSTSTIPLSMAATLQQNQAPDLSSIVHQINQFCQARAGISTTSVCEGQIANPSPISRNLLINASTRVSTHNVPTPMPSCVVNPVDHAAAAIPPASVNVPMVNINRVPPAYQNEIKSVAWNQHQLAHLQQMCGDAAGPAGLAGKHPQREIAGQSFPGKTSNYPQELCMGQSFSLKPPIEKPTPSPPVNGLQGPLPYTNGHYFQPLWNNILPTPNSDSSGSQDLTMPFHGGQPAGATLDCAGGTHYRAGAGPSSQNNVMQTMDYLSGDFQQSCFRDQSMAVLGKVHRPPMNRAPEPTDSRNLHIQHPGYR
- the FAM222B gene encoding protein FAM222B isoform X2, whose amino-acid sequence is MKGDTTQKMRSAQYPTPAELDAYAKKVANNPLTIKIFPNSVKVPQRKHIRRTVNGLDTSGQRYSPYPSQATTKTGLLAIVKSPAKGIIKDFDGTRARLLPEAMMNPPSTPYVAPSTLSHPQALARQQALQHAQTLPHPQSIPQHPQGIPQAPSLPHPQGIPQALPHPQNMQQQQPQGLQHPQPMAHQSLQHAPNPLLQPGLHGGRKMPDADAPPNVTVSTSTIPLSMAATLQQNQAPDLSSIVHQINQFCQARAGISTTSVCEGQIANPSPISRNLLINASTRVSTHNVPTPMPSCVVNPVDHAAAAIPPASVNVPMVNINRVPPAYQNEIKSVAWNQHQLAHLQQMCGDAAGPAGLAGKHPQREIAGQSFPGKTSNYPQELCMGQSFSLKPPIEKPTPSPPVNGLQGPLPYTNGHYFQPLWNNILPTPNSDSSGSQDLTMPFHGGQPAGATLDCAGGTHYRAGAGPSSQNNVMQTMDYLSGDFQQSCFRDQSMAVLGKVHRPPMNRAPEPTDSRNLHIQHPGYR
- the FAM222B gene encoding protein FAM222B isoform X3, giving the protein MRSAQYPTPAELDAYAKKVANNPLTIKIFPNSVKVPQRKHIRRTVNGLDTSGQRYSPYPSQATTKTGLLAIVKSPAKGIIKDFDGTRARLLPEAMMNPPSTPYVAPSTLSHPQALARQQALQHAQTLPHPQSIPQHPQGIPQAPSLPHPQGIPQALPHPQNMQQQQPQGLQHPQPMAHQSLQHAPNPLLQPGLHGGRKMPDADAPPNVTVSTSTIPLSMAATLQQNQAPDLSSIVHQINQFCQARAGISTTSVCEGQIANPSPISRNLLINASTRVSTHNVPTPMPSCVVNPVDHAAAAIPPASVNVPMVNINRVPPAYQNEIKSVAWNQHQLAHLQQMCGDAAGPAGLAGKHPQREIAGQSFPGKTSNYPQELCMGQSFSLKPPIEKPTPSPPVNGLQGPLPYTNGHYFQPLWNNILPTPNSDSSGSQDLTMPFHGGQPAGATLDCAGGTHYRAGAGPSSQNNVMQTMDYLSGDFQQSCFRDQSMAVLGKVHRPPMNRAPEPTDSRNLHIQHPGYR